A genomic window from Candidatus Bathyarchaeota archaeon includes:
- a CDS encoding dodecin domain-containing protein yields the protein MSVVKVIELIGCSPKNWEEATKNALAEAAKTIKNIKSIYVKAVSANVENNQIVEYKAIVKISFVVDHQL from the coding sequence ATGAGTGTCGTGAAAGTTATCGAGTTGATAGGTTGTTCGCCTAAAAATTGGGAAGAAGCAACAAAAAATGCCCTTGCAGAAGCGGCGAAGACGATAAAAAACATCAAATCAATTTACGTGAAAGCAGTTAGTGCTAACGTGGAAAACAATCAAATCGTTGAATACAAAGCAATAGTCAAAATTTCTTTTGTTGTGGATCACCAACTTTAA
- a CDS encoding MFS transporter produces the protein MKQNLWILSSLFSTACFTGLGTLLPLYIIFQEGTVLDVAFTISLFNIALIISALFWGYLIDIFGKRKQIIVISYLGMVIGILLLYWTTNLVIVAILYAFVGFMRQGSQPAINLLVIETANKKDWGKMFSQIQLVSVFGMILAVTFGVFWIALFGLQQYFLACLIFGILGTIIAQTCISEPKIQFERNMIYKLPSSLFHRIRRNPVILPKLPSLKEVDTLIKMLKISILQGFPLFLFSAFFFYASSGMYFTAISPFLKQNMISDALIFAIYLTLYLTQAVAFIFASKFVDKYGEKKATLLSFLPRIFGTVLTVIAAVYLNTPALLFVIIFAFIAMDGAFSIYSTSTSLILFKLLPIKRRGYYLGIFGATTGVGLLTGSILSGEISIIFGYSTTFGLATTFLAISLIIMKISNSRT, from the coding sequence ATGAAACAAAACCTTTGGATTTTATCTTCATTATTTTCTACAGCTTGCTTCACAGGATTAGGGACTCTTTTACCGTTGTACATAATCTTTCAAGAAGGCACAGTTTTAGACGTTGCTTTCACTATTTCTCTTTTCAATATTGCATTAATCATCTCTGCATTATTTTGGGGATATTTAATCGACATCTTTGGAAAAAGAAAACAAATAATCGTTATTTCCTATTTGGGAATGGTCATAGGCATTTTACTACTTTACTGGACAACAAACCTTGTAATTGTTGCTATACTTTACGCATTCGTAGGATTTATGCGCCAAGGTTCACAACCTGCAATAAATCTTTTAGTCATAGAAACTGCAAACAAAAAAGACTGGGGCAAAATGTTTTCACAAATCCAACTTGTTTCAGTTTTCGGAATGATACTTGCAGTAACATTTGGAGTATTTTGGATCGCCCTTTTCGGGCTTCAACAATATTTTTTGGCATGTTTAATCTTTGGAATTTTAGGAACCATAATAGCTCAAACATGCATATCAGAACCCAAAATACAATTTGAACGAAACATGATTTACAAGTTGCCCTCTAGCCTGTTTCACAGGATTCGAAGAAACCCAGTAATTTTACCCAAACTGCCTTCCCTAAAGGAAGTCGACACATTAATAAAAATGCTAAAAATCAGCATTTTGCAGGGCTTTCCACTCTTTTTGTTTTCAGCATTCTTTTTTTATGCTTCCAGCGGAATGTACTTCACAGCAATAAGCCCATTTCTGAAACAAAACATGATCTCAGACGCGTTAATTTTTGCAATTTACTTAACACTATATTTGACCCAAGCAGTAGCATTTATTTTCGCATCTAAATTTGTTGATAAATATGGTGAAAAAAAAGCAACTTTACTTTCGTTTCTGCCCCGAATCTTTGGAACCGTTTTAACAGTAATTGCTGCAGTTTATCTTAATACCCCTGCCCTTCTTTTCGTTATCATCTTTGCTTTTATCGCCATGGATGGAGCATTTTCCATATACAGCACATCAACATCTCTAATTTTATTCAAACTATTACCCATTAAACGAAGAGGATACTATCTCGGAATATTCGGAGCAACAACAGGTGTCGGCTTATTAACAGGATCAATATTATCTGGAGAAATTTCCATCATTTTTGGATACTCAACAACTTTTGGATTAGCAACAACTTTCTTGGCGATATCCCTGATAATAATGAAAATATCCAACAGCAGAACATAA
- a CDS encoding nucleotidyltransferase family protein has protein sequence MSKIQYGVIPAAGRGTRMGYLSHILPKCLFPIYDKPFIHANVEKMVDLGVKTIYIIVNYQKDKIKEYFELIENQIDAELKFIEQKKLLGIANAIMLTKEHINEPFMVMLADDCTIAESLQNLLSTFHEKRAIALEGVVKEENKEIIKATCCVKLNKNKQITEIIEKPKVPCSNIRGCGIYFFQNSIYDYIQRTPASRVRNEIEITDVIKLVATEKRAFGEFIKGSNMNINSCTDLWNASTLVWNLKKQKSNLYGNNTKNRC, from the coding sequence ATGAGTAAAATACAGTATGGAGTCATTCCGGCTGCAGGGAGAGGTACACGAATGGGATATCTAAGCCACATTTTGCCAAAATGTTTGTTCCCAATTTATGACAAACCGTTTATTCATGCTAATGTTGAAAAAATGGTTGACCTTGGAGTCAAAACTATTTACATCATCGTCAACTATCAAAAAGACAAAATCAAAGAATATTTTGAATTAATAGAAAACCAAATCGATGCAGAACTTAAATTTATTGAACAAAAAAAACTCCTTGGAATTGCCAACGCAATAATGTTGACCAAAGAACATATTAACGAACCGTTCATGGTGATGCTAGCAGATGATTGTACCATCGCTGAGTCTCTTCAAAATCTTTTAAGCACTTTTCATGAAAAACGTGCGATAGCTTTAGAAGGCGTAGTAAAAGAAGAAAACAAGGAAATAATCAAAGCTACTTGCTGCGTGAAACTAAACAAAAATAAACAAATAACTGAAATTATCGAAAAACCAAAAGTGCCTTGTTCAAACATAAGGGGCTGCGGAATATACTTTTTTCAAAACAGCATATATGACTACATTCAAAGAACCCCAGCTTCAAGGGTTAGAAACGAAATTGAAATCACAGATGTAATAAAACTGGTCGCAACAGAAAAACGTGCATTTGGAGAATTTATCAAGGGCTCAAACATGAACATAAATTCATGCACAGATTTATGGAATGCCTCAACGTTAGTCTGGAACCTGAAAAAACAAAAAAGCAACCTTTATGGAAACAACACAAAAAACCGATGCTAA